In Opitutaceae bacterium TAV5, one genomic interval encodes:
- a CDS encoding glycosidase: protein MPTPTSASAFTPDPAPVAVTRTDIFINPDRARVLIRPFTPASEHRIVKIIARLLALPESAIEALLAQVMAEFSGRHQKTKDLFLERFEFVRPCLVTDLELSEARKLVIGSYFTHEYSLEAAALFNPSIVPHPDQTDLPPGATRFVLSLRATGEGHVSSITFRTGVVDADNRISISTPTRFVTEPQPVRDMAYARPRFAQQLAEAGYAGEFTRRTLAALGDAFSLDELRTAIALVQNQLGAGDPAGTLATAGAILTLALSNCQVRFPADQRMSERVIFPRSPSQSNGIEDARFVRFRNDDGTPTWFATYTAYDGRATHPQLLETNDFLDFRFITLGGSAVQNKGMALFPQKIGGRYAMLSRQDNENIFIMFSDDLYFWRSATLLLKPTFAWEFVQLGNCGSPIETERGWLVLSHGVGAMRKYSIGAFLLDRDDPTKVLGRLREPLITPTEDEREGYVPNVVYSCGAMLHGRELIIPYAVSDYATRFATVSVDAVLAAMA from the coding sequence ACACCCACATCTGCATCCGCATTCACGCCCGATCCCGCTCCGGTTGCCGTCACCCGCACCGACATTTTTATCAATCCCGATCGCGCGCGCGTGCTGATCCGGCCGTTCACGCCGGCGAGCGAGCACCGTATCGTAAAAATCATTGCGCGCCTGCTCGCCTTGCCGGAGAGCGCCATCGAGGCGCTGCTCGCGCAGGTGATGGCGGAGTTTTCCGGGCGCCACCAGAAAACGAAGGATCTCTTTCTCGAACGTTTCGAATTCGTGCGCCCCTGTCTCGTGACCGACCTCGAGCTCTCCGAGGCCCGCAAGCTGGTGATCGGCTCCTACTTCACGCACGAGTATTCGCTGGAGGCGGCGGCGCTCTTCAACCCGTCCATCGTGCCGCATCCGGACCAGACCGACCTGCCTCCGGGCGCGACGCGCTTTGTGCTCAGCCTGCGCGCCACCGGCGAGGGCCACGTTTCGTCGATCACGTTTCGCACCGGCGTGGTCGATGCGGACAACCGGATCAGCATCAGCACGCCGACGCGCTTCGTCACCGAACCGCAGCCGGTGCGCGACATGGCCTACGCCCGGCCGCGGTTTGCGCAGCAACTCGCGGAAGCCGGCTACGCGGGCGAATTCACCCGCCGCACCCTCGCCGCGCTCGGCGACGCCTTTTCCCTCGACGAATTGCGGACCGCGATCGCCCTCGTGCAAAACCAGCTCGGTGCAGGCGACCCCGCCGGGACCCTCGCCACTGCGGGCGCGATCCTCACGCTCGCGCTCTCGAACTGCCAGGTGCGTTTTCCGGCCGACCAGCGGATGTCGGAGCGCGTGATCTTTCCCCGCTCGCCCAGCCAGAGCAACGGCATCGAGGACGCGCGCTTCGTCCGCTTCCGGAACGATGACGGCACGCCAACCTGGTTCGCCACCTACACGGCTTACGACGGTCGCGCCACCCATCCGCAACTGCTGGAGACGAACGATTTTCTGGACTTCAGGTTCATCACGCTCGGCGGCTCCGCCGTGCAGAACAAGGGCATGGCGCTCTTCCCGCAAAAAATCGGCGGTCGCTACGCGATGCTCTCGCGGCAGGACAACGAGAACATTTTCATCATGTTCTCCGACGACCTGTACTTCTGGCGCTCGGCGACGCTTCTGCTCAAGCCGACCTTTGCCTGGGAGTTCGTGCAGCTCGGCAACTGCGGTTCGCCGATCGAGACCGAACGGGGCTGGCTCGTGCTGAGCCATGGCGTCGGGGCGATGCGCAAGTACTCCATCGGCGCCTTTCTGCTCGATCGCGACGACCCGACCAAAGTGCTCGGCCGCCTGCGCGAGCCGCTGATCACGCCGACCGAGGACGAGCGCGAGGGGTATGTGCCCAACGTCGTCTATTCGTGCGGCGCGATGCTGCACGGCCGCGAGCTGATCATCCCGTATGCGGTTTCCGACTACGCGACTCGCTTCGCCACGGTTTCCGTCGATGCGGTGCTGGCGGCGATGGCCTGA
- a CDS encoding RNA polymerase subunit sigma-24, producing MPGMPPDRGRPDATAVRETEHDAALVRRFNAGDAAAFAEIVMLHRGKMFAIAYALLRNRADAEEIVQDTFIRAHRGLALFRGECPLAAWLHRITANLSRNRYWYFFCRRRHATLSFDCVLNADSTTTFADLVASDDPDPVREAMNREFLAHVTACMEELGVLQREILTLRNRQGCSYDEIADTLGLSPGTVKSRIGRAREDLRKRLVRIYPEAASGSSPLSRWFEPDRPPCHLGGLVIGSPAR from the coding sequence ATGCCGGGGATGCCACCGGATCGCGGCCGCCCCGATGCGACCGCCGTCCGGGAAACGGAGCATGACGCCGCGCTGGTGAGGCGTTTCAACGCCGGGGATGCCGCCGCCTTTGCCGAGATTGTCATGCTTCATCGCGGGAAAATGTTCGCCATCGCGTACGCCCTGCTGCGCAACCGTGCCGATGCCGAGGAAATCGTCCAGGACACGTTCATCCGCGCGCATCGCGGCCTGGCGCTCTTCCGGGGCGAATGCCCGCTCGCCGCCTGGTTGCACCGGATCACCGCCAATCTCTCGCGTAACCGCTACTGGTATTTTTTCTGCCGCCGTCGTCATGCGACTCTCTCTTTTGACTGCGTGCTCAATGCCGACAGCACGACGACCTTCGCGGACCTCGTTGCCAGTGATGATCCCGACCCCGTGCGCGAAGCGATGAACCGCGAATTTCTCGCGCACGTCACGGCGTGCATGGAGGAACTCGGCGTCCTCCAGCGTGAAATCCTCACGTTGCGCAATCGTCAGGGCTGCTCCTATGACGAAATCGCCGACACCCTCGGCCTCAGCCCGGGCACGGTGAAAAGCCGCATCGGCCGGGCCCGGGAAGATCTTCGCAAACGTCTTGTCCGGATCTATCCCGAGGCCGCATCGGGAAGCTCGCCCTTGTCCCGGTGGTTTGAGCCCGACCGTCCGCCCTGTCACCTGGGTGGCCTTGTTATCGGGAGTCCGGCCCGGTGA
- a CDS encoding membrane protein, translating to MKNPPPSGPAGFVDSLRALGDGLIALLQHRLELFSVELQEEKYRLIRIFIWISAVVFTAMLAVTFASLALVCFFRESARLAVLGGLTIFYAGALVTLVIAFRRSLARQPKPLAATLGEIGKDRSCIRPGN from the coding sequence ATGAAGAATCCGCCGCCTTCCGGTCCGGCCGGTTTTGTGGATTCGCTGCGGGCGCTCGGCGATGGCCTCATCGCCCTCCTGCAGCACCGCCTCGAACTGTTCTCCGTCGAGTTGCAGGAGGAAAAATATCGCCTGATCCGGATTTTTATCTGGATCAGCGCGGTCGTTTTCACGGCCATGCTGGCGGTCACCTTCGCCAGCCTCGCGCTGGTTTGTTTTTTCCGGGAAAGCGCCCGCCTCGCCGTGCTGGGCGGACTGACGATTTTTTATGCCGGGGCGCTGGTGACGCTCGTGATTGCGTTTCGCCGCTCCCTTGCCCGCCAGCCAAAACCGCTCGCCGCCACGCTGGGCGAGATCGGGAAAGACCGCTCATGTATCCGTCCCGGGAACTGA
- a CDS encoding transporter, translating into MKIKNMSVLLLLIVSPIALLASPATDRKIEDAAKASWNYRTVLEDNVTVKARDGVVTLTGTVRDSDEKALAEDTVENLPGVTSVNNKLTVKSAYPEHSDAWMAFKIRSRLLTKANVSIATTKVDVQDGAVTLTGTADNIAQKELTGIYAGEIDWVKSVTNNIVVEAKPATGETVTETIDDASITSQVKYALFSHKSTSALKTKVTTVDGVTTLTGEAASNAEKSLATKLAGDVRGVRSVNNNMTVKS; encoded by the coding sequence ATGAAAATCAAAAACATGTCAGTCCTGTTACTGCTCATCGTCAGCCCGATCGCCCTGCTCGCCTCGCCCGCAACCGATCGCAAGATCGAGGATGCCGCGAAGGCGTCCTGGAATTACCGCACCGTCCTCGAGGACAACGTGACGGTGAAAGCCCGCGACGGCGTGGTCACTCTTACCGGCACCGTGCGGGATTCGGATGAAAAGGCTCTCGCCGAGGACACCGTGGAAAATCTCCCGGGTGTCACGAGCGTGAACAACAAACTCACCGTCAAGTCCGCCTATCCCGAACACTCGGACGCGTGGATGGCCTTCAAAATCCGCAGCCGGTTGCTGACGAAAGCCAACGTCAGCATCGCCACCACCAAGGTCGACGTGCAGGACGGTGCTGTCACCCTCACCGGCACGGCCGACAACATTGCCCAGAAAGAGCTCACCGGGATTTATGCCGGAGAGATCGACTGGGTGAAATCGGTCACGAACAACATCGTCGTGGAAGCCAAACCCGCCACGGGTGAGACGGTCACCGAGACGATCGACGACGCCTCCATCACCAGCCAGGTGAAATACGCGCTCTTCAGCCACAAGTCGACCAGCGCGCTCAAGACCAAAGTCACCACGGTCGACGGCGTAACCACCCTTACCGGTGAAGCCGCCTCCAATGCCGAGAAATCTCTCGCCACCAAACTCGCCGGAGACGTCCGCGGCGTGAGGTCGGTCAACAACAACATGACGGTGAAGAGCTGA
- a CDS encoding membrane protein: MSHAANIYRLGVKELWSLAREPMMLALIAYIFTLSIYVAATAVPETLHNTPVAIVDEDGSPLSAAIASAFFPPRFKPPAMISLAGIDSVLDAGSYTFVIDIPPDFQRDVLAGKSPAIQLNVDATRMSQAFTGSGYIQQMVTDEVTAFVQRYRGNAAPAVELALRMRFNPNLEQAWFGSLMELINSVTLMSIILTGAALIREREHGTIEHLLAMPVTPAEIMLAKVWSMGLVVLVASTIALVFVVKGALSVPIEGSVVLFMAGAALHLFAATSMGIFMATLARSMPQFGLLAVLILLPLQMLSGGSTPRESMPELVQNLMLVAPTTHFVAVGQAILFRDAGLDVVWPQFLTLAAIGAVFFGIALNRFRKTITQMA, translated from the coding sequence ATGTCGCATGCCGCCAATATCTACCGGCTCGGCGTCAAGGAACTGTGGAGCCTGGCGCGCGAACCGATGATGCTCGCGCTGATCGCCTACATCTTCACGCTGTCGATCTACGTCGCGGCCACGGCGGTGCCGGAGACCCTGCACAACACGCCTGTCGCCATCGTGGACGAAGACGGCTCGCCGCTGTCGGCGGCCATCGCCTCGGCGTTTTTCCCGCCCCGCTTCAAGCCCCCGGCGATGATCTCGCTGGCCGGCATCGATTCCGTCCTGGATGCCGGCTCCTATACCTTCGTGATCGACATCCCGCCCGATTTCCAGCGCGACGTGCTGGCCGGCAAGTCGCCGGCGATCCAGCTCAACGTCGACGCCACCCGCATGAGCCAGGCCTTCACCGGCAGCGGCTACATCCAGCAGATGGTGACGGACGAAGTCACCGCGTTCGTCCAGCGTTACCGCGGCAACGCCGCCCCGGCGGTGGAACTCGCGCTGCGCATGCGCTTCAACCCCAACCTGGAGCAGGCGTGGTTCGGCTCTCTGATGGAGCTGATCAACAGCGTCACCCTGATGTCGATCATCCTGACCGGCGCCGCGCTGATCCGTGAGCGCGAGCACGGCACCATCGAGCACCTGCTGGCGATGCCGGTCACGCCGGCCGAGATCATGCTGGCCAAGGTCTGGTCGATGGGCCTGGTGGTGCTGGTCGCCTCGACCATTGCCCTGGTGTTCGTCGTGAAAGGGGCGCTAAGCGTGCCGATCGAAGGCTCGGTGGTGCTGTTCATGGCCGGTGCCGCGCTGCACCTGTTCGCCGCCACCTCGATGGGCATCTTCATGGCCACACTGGCGCGCTCGATGCCGCAATTCGGGTTGCTCGCGGTGCTGATCCTGCTGCCGCTGCAAATGCTCTCGGGCGGCTCGACCCCGCGCGAAAGCATGCCGGAGCTCGTGCAGAACCTGATGCTGGTCGCGCCCACCACGCACTTCGTGGCGGTCGGCCAGGCCATCCTCTTCCGCGATGCCGGCCTCGACGTCGTCTGGCCGCAGTTCCTGACCCTGGCCGCGATCGGCGCGGTGTTTTTCGGCATCGCGCTGAACCGGTTCCGCAAGACTATCACCCAGATGGCCTGA
- a CDS encoding transglutaminase, producing MHLEISHVTRYEYDREVQFYPHLLYLRPRENPLLQVNRFAFTFRPEARVDWMRDDFDNLPASVQFFRNAATLEIRSGCAVTTTDTPPFDFLVRDYATTFPFVYEPLHRFNLSIYLTPPASATRETLLRWLDARFVARPRETVAWLLAFNQVINRSLSYRRRDEAGIQTALATITLGSGSCRDFAVLFIECARALGLAARFVSGYLFDPADNGSGSAAMHAWAEVFLPGAGWKGLDPTHGLFCDNAYVPVAHAVVAESVNPIQGSFFSAMPAVARLTTEVRVRRPL from the coding sequence ATGCACCTCGAAATCTCTCACGTCACCCGTTACGAATACGATCGCGAAGTGCAGTTTTATCCGCATCTGCTCTACCTGCGGCCGCGCGAGAATCCGCTGCTTCAGGTGAACCGCTTCGCCTTCACCTTCCGGCCCGAGGCGCGGGTGGACTGGATGCGCGACGATTTCGACAACCTGCCGGCCAGCGTGCAATTTTTCCGGAACGCAGCGACCCTCGAAATCCGCTCCGGATGCGCCGTCACCACCACCGACACGCCGCCGTTCGACTTTCTCGTCCGCGACTACGCGACGACCTTCCCCTTCGTCTACGAACCCCTGCACCGCTTCAATCTCTCGATCTATCTCACGCCGCCGGCAAGCGCCACTCGCGAAACCCTGCTGCGCTGGCTCGATGCGCGATTCGTCGCCCGGCCGCGGGAAACCGTGGCGTGGCTTCTCGCCTTCAATCAGGTGATCAACCGGAGCCTTTCCTACCGGCGGCGCGACGAGGCCGGCATCCAGACCGCGCTCGCCACGATCACCCTCGGCTCGGGCTCGTGCCGGGATTTCGCCGTCCTGTTCATCGAATGCGCCCGCGCGCTCGGCCTCGCGGCGCGGTTCGTCAGCGGCTACCTGTTCGATCCCGCGGACAACGGTTCGGGCAGCGCCGCCATGCACGCCTGGGCGGAAGTGTTCCTGCCCGGCGCCGGCTGGAAAGGGCTCGACCCGACGCACGGCCTTTTTTGCGACAACGCCTACGTGCCCGTGGCCCACGCCGTCGTGGCCGAGAGCGTGAATCCGATCCAGGGCTCCTTCTTCAGCGCGATGCCGGCCGTGGCGCGGTTGACGACAGAGGTGCGCGTGCGGCGGCCTTTGTAG
- a CDS encoding membrane protein — MNRPVSIALLAGGIVLIIYGISASDSIGSGFSRFFTGAPTDKTMWLLIGGLVAAIAGAVGLFRGSKAL, encoded by the coding sequence ATGAACAGACCTGTATCCATCGCGCTGCTCGCAGGCGGCATCGTTCTCATCATCTACGGCATCAGCGCCTCCGACTCGATCGGCTCGGGCTTCTCCCGCTTTTTCACCGGCGCTCCGACCGACAAAACCATGTGGTTGCTCATCGGCGGCCTCGTCGCAGCCATCGCGGGTGCGGTCGGTCTGTTCCGCGGATCGAAAGCCCTGTAA
- a CDS encoding ABC transporter → MTPETSTSTPASAPAPVARLDGVILHYGKTVALDGITLDLPAGRMVGLIGPDGVGKSSLLSLISGARAVQEGSVRVLDGDMAETRHRERVCPHIAYMPQGLGKNLYATLSVEENLQFFGRLFGHDAAERRRRIDELTLSTGLSPFLSRPAGKLSGGMKQKLGLCCALIHDPDLLILDEPTTGVDPLARAQFWDLIRHIRDQRPGMSVIVATAYMDEAERFDWLVAMDDGRVLATGTPAELLERAGSDTLDTAFIALLPEEKRREHREVTIPPLAGGENAEIAIEATDLTMRFSQFVAVDHVSFRIRRGEIFGFLGSNGCGKSTTMKMLTGLLSASEGRASLFGREVDPKDIATRRRVGYMSQAFSLYSELSVRQNLVLHARLFRLPEADIPARVDEMARRFGLVRSLDAMPDNLPLGIRQRLSLAVAMVHKPELLILDEPTSGVDPVARDSLWQLMIDLARNDLVTIFISTHFMNEAGRCDRISLMHAGRVLVTDVPADLVRNRGVDTLERAFIGYLEEAGARGAAKTPETKAPPPPARAPATASSRHWFSFNPARAWSFSLRETLELRRDPVRATMALLGAAILMFVIGYGISLDVEDLTYAVLDRDQTTLSQNYALNLSGSRYFVERPPIAGYDDLDRRMRSGELALAIEIPPGFARDAARGRAVQIGAWVDGSMPQRAETVKGYVQGMHQGWLTDQARLRPDAGSAAAPATIETRYRYNPDVKSLPAMIPAVIPMLLLMIPAMLAALSVVREKELGSILNLYVTPVTRSEFLLGKQLPYIALAMLNFALMTLLAVTLFGVPIKGSFLTLAAATLLFVTFSTGFGLFASTFTRSQIAAIFVAMIGTMIPAVQFAGMINPVSSLEGAGAVIGRVYPASHFLTISRGVFNKALGFPDLYAGFGPLLLAVVVILGLSIVLLKKQET, encoded by the coding sequence ATGACCCCGGAGACGTCCACGTCCACGCCCGCGTCTGCCCCCGCGCCCGTCGCCCGCCTGGATGGCGTCATCCTCCACTACGGGAAAACCGTGGCGCTGGACGGCATCACGCTCGACCTCCCCGCCGGCCGCATGGTCGGCCTGATCGGCCCTGACGGCGTGGGCAAGTCCAGCCTGCTCTCGCTGATCTCCGGCGCGCGGGCCGTGCAGGAAGGCAGCGTGCGCGTCCTCGATGGCGACATGGCCGAAACGCGCCACCGCGAGCGCGTCTGCCCCCACATCGCCTACATGCCCCAGGGCCTCGGCAAGAACCTCTACGCCACGCTCTCGGTGGAGGAAAACCTCCAGTTCTTCGGCCGCCTCTTCGGCCACGACGCCGCCGAGCGCCGCCGCCGCATCGACGAGCTGACCTTAAGCACCGGCCTGTCTCCGTTCCTCTCGCGCCCCGCCGGCAAGCTCTCCGGCGGCATGAAACAGAAACTCGGCCTGTGCTGCGCGCTCATCCACGACCCCGACCTGCTCATCCTCGACGAACCCACCACCGGCGTCGATCCGCTGGCCCGCGCCCAGTTCTGGGACCTCATCCGGCACATCCGCGACCAGCGCCCCGGCATGAGCGTGATCGTCGCCACCGCCTACATGGACGAGGCCGAGCGCTTCGACTGGCTGGTCGCGATGGACGACGGCCGGGTGCTGGCCACCGGCACGCCCGCCGAACTGCTCGAACGCGCCGGCAGCGACACGCTCGACACCGCCTTCATCGCCCTGCTGCCCGAAGAGAAACGCCGCGAACACCGCGAAGTGACCATCCCGCCCCTCGCCGGCGGGGAGAATGCCGAGATCGCCATCGAGGCTACGGACCTCACCATGCGCTTCAGCCAATTCGTCGCCGTCGATCACGTCAGCTTCCGCATTCGCCGCGGCGAGATCTTCGGCTTCCTCGGCTCCAACGGCTGCGGCAAGTCCACCACCATGAAAATGCTGACCGGCCTGCTCTCGGCCAGCGAAGGCCGCGCCTCGCTCTTCGGGCGCGAAGTCGACCCGAAGGACATCGCCACGCGCCGCCGCGTCGGCTATATGTCGCAGGCGTTCTCGCTCTATTCGGAGCTCTCGGTGCGCCAGAACCTCGTGCTGCACGCCCGCCTCTTCCGCCTGCCGGAGGCGGACATCCCCGCGCGGGTGGACGAGATGGCGCGGCGCTTCGGCCTCGTTCGCTCGCTCGACGCCATGCCCGACAACCTCCCGCTCGGCATCCGCCAGCGTCTCTCGCTGGCCGTGGCGATGGTGCACAAGCCCGAGTTGCTGATCCTCGACGAGCCGACCTCGGGCGTGGACCCCGTCGCACGCGACAGCCTCTGGCAACTGATGATCGATCTGGCGCGCAACGACCTGGTCACGATCTTCATCTCCACCCACTTCATGAACGAGGCCGGGCGCTGCGACCGCATCTCGCTCATGCACGCCGGCCGCGTGCTCGTGACGGACGTGCCGGCCGACCTGGTGCGTAACCGGGGAGTGGATACGCTGGAGCGGGCCTTCATCGGCTACCTGGAGGAGGCCGGCGCGCGCGGTGCGGCGAAAACACCGGAGACGAAGGCACCGCCGCCTCCCGCCCGCGCGCCGGCCACCGCGTCCTCGCGCCACTGGTTTTCCTTCAACCCCGCCCGCGCCTGGAGCTTCAGCCTGCGCGAGACCCTGGAGCTCCGGCGCGACCCGGTGCGCGCCACCATGGCGCTGCTCGGCGCGGCCATCCTCATGTTCGTGATCGGCTACGGCATCAGCCTGGACGTGGAGGACCTCACCTACGCCGTGCTCGACCGCGACCAGACCACGCTCAGCCAGAACTACGCGCTCAACCTCTCCGGCTCGCGTTACTTCGTCGAACGCCCGCCGATCGCCGGCTACGACGACCTCGACCGGCGCATGCGCTCCGGCGAACTCGCGCTGGCCATCGAGATCCCGCCCGGCTTCGCGCGGGACGCCGCGCGCGGTCGCGCCGTGCAGATCGGCGCCTGGGTGGACGGCTCCATGCCCCAGCGCGCCGAGACGGTGAAAGGCTACGTGCAGGGCATGCACCAGGGCTGGCTGACGGACCAGGCGCGGCTCCGGCCCGACGCAGGCTCCGCGGCCGCCCCGGCCACGATCGAGACGCGCTATCGCTACAATCCCGACGTCAAGAGCCTGCCGGCGATGATTCCCGCGGTTATCCCCATGCTCCTCCTCATGATCCCGGCCATGCTGGCCGCGCTGTCGGTCGTGCGCGAGAAGGAGCTCGGCTCGATCCTCAACCTCTACGTCACGCCCGTCACCCGCAGCGAATTCCTGCTCGGCAAGCAACTGCCCTACATCGCGCTGGCGATGCTCAACTTCGCACTGATGACCCTGCTCGCCGTCACGCTCTTCGGTGTGCCGATCAAGGGCAGCTTCCTCACGCTCGCGGCGGCGACGCTCCTCTTCGTGACCTTCTCGACCGGCTTCGGCCTGTTCGCCTCCACCTTCACCCGCAGCCAGATCGCGGCGATCTTCGTGGCCATGATCGGCACCATGATCCCGGCCGTCCAGTTCGCCGGCATGATCAACCCGGTCTCCTCGCTGGAGGGTGCGGGCGCGGTCATCGGCCGTGTTTACCCGGCCTCGCATTTCCTCACCATCAGCCGGGGCGTGTTCAACAAGGCGCTCGGGTTCCCCGACCTCTACGCCGGGTTCGGGCCGCTGCTGCTGGCGGTGGTGGTGATCCTGGGCCTCTCCATCGTGCTGCTGAAAAAACAGGAGACCTGA
- a CDS encoding sodium/hydrogen exchanger encodes MHQLDLILTLTGGFITALVLGLGTQRLGLSPIVGYLLAGIVVSPHTPGFVANKEMAEQLSEIGVILLMFGVGLQFHFKELLAVRRVAIPGALVQSATATLLGAVVVYGFGWSWPAGIVFGLALSVASTVVLTRVLVDNNHLHTPTGHIAIGWLVVEDLLTVFVLVLLPAIFGPGGDAGGSGIPLALGVATLKIGALVGFTFAVGNWLIPRLLTFIAATGSQELFTLGVLAIALGIAVGSAALFGVSMALGAFLAGMVVGRSDFSLRAATDALPMRDAFAVLFFVSIGMLFDFSSLLESPWIALATLGVILIGKPAAALGLVVAMRYPFRVALSVAMAMAQIGEFSFILAAMGRQLKILPEQASNILVAAAVVSITLNPLLYRTVKPVEAWVSRRPWLWRWLNVHDHGARVANGKPEPDARHRAVIVGFGPVGQTVVRLMKDNDIEPIVVELNLETVQQLRTEGATAVYGDAGHRETLRQAGLKHADVLILSASSIEAGREVIRVARELNPRIRVLARTAYLHEVAALRVAGADRVFTGEGEVALAMTEFILGQFNATREQIDRERDRIRRALFDKKTG; translated from the coding sequence ATGCATCAACTCGACCTTATTCTGACCCTGACCGGCGGCTTCATCACGGCGCTCGTGCTGGGTCTGGGCACGCAGCGTCTGGGGCTTTCCCCCATCGTCGGCTACCTGCTGGCCGGCATCGTCGTCAGCCCGCACACGCCCGGCTTCGTCGCCAACAAGGAAATGGCGGAGCAGCTCTCGGAGATCGGCGTCATCCTGCTGATGTTCGGTGTCGGCCTCCAGTTTCATTTCAAGGAATTGCTGGCGGTCAGGCGCGTCGCGATCCCGGGCGCGCTGGTGCAGAGTGCCACCGCGACGCTCCTGGGCGCCGTAGTGGTGTACGGTTTCGGGTGGAGCTGGCCGGCGGGCATCGTTTTCGGCCTCGCCCTTTCCGTCGCGAGCACCGTCGTGCTGACCCGCGTGCTGGTGGACAACAATCACCTGCACACGCCGACCGGACACATCGCGATCGGCTGGCTGGTGGTGGAGGATCTGCTGACGGTATTCGTGCTCGTCCTGCTTCCGGCCATCTTCGGGCCGGGCGGCGACGCGGGCGGCAGCGGCATCCCGCTGGCCCTCGGCGTGGCAACCCTGAAGATCGGCGCGCTGGTCGGGTTCACCTTTGCGGTCGGCAACTGGCTGATCCCCCGCCTGCTCACGTTCATCGCCGCCACGGGCTCGCAGGAACTGTTCACGCTCGGCGTGCTGGCGATCGCCCTCGGCATCGCCGTGGGATCGGCGGCGCTGTTCGGCGTGTCGATGGCGTTAGGGGCGTTTCTGGCGGGCATGGTCGTGGGGCGGTCGGACTTCAGCTTGCGGGCGGCCACGGATGCGCTGCCGATGCGCGATGCGTTCGCGGTGCTTTTTTTTGTTTCGATCGGCATGCTTTTCGATTTCAGCAGTCTGCTGGAATCACCCTGGATCGCGCTCGCCACGCTCGGCGTCATCCTGATCGGGAAACCGGCGGCCGCGCTCGGTCTCGTCGTGGCAATGCGGTATCCGTTTCGGGTGGCGTTGTCGGTGGCGATGGCGATGGCCCAGATCGGCGAGTTTTCCTTCATCCTCGCGGCCATGGGCCGCCAGTTGAAAATCCTCCCCGAGCAGGCGTCCAACATCCTGGTCGCAGCCGCGGTCGTCTCGATCACACTCAACCCTCTTCTCTATCGCACCGTGAAGCCGGTCGAGGCGTGGGTCTCACGCAGGCCGTGGCTCTGGCGCTGGCTCAACGTGCATGATCACGGCGCGCGCGTGGCCAACGGAAAGCCGGAGCCGGATGCGCGCCACCGCGCCGTGATCGTGGGATTCGGTCCGGTGGGGCAGACGGTGGTCCGGCTGATGAAGGACAACGACATCGAACCGATCGTCGTCGAACTCAATCTCGAGACCGTGCAGCAGTTGCGGACCGAAGGCGCCACGGCGGTGTACGGCGATGCCGGCCATCGGGAGACGCTCCGGCAGGCGGGCCTCAAGCATGCCGATGTTCTCATTCTCAGCGCGTCGAGCATCGAGGCCGGTCGCGAAGTGATCCGCGTGGCGCGCGAACTCAATCCGCGCATCCGCGTGCTCGCGCGGACCGCCTACCTGCACGAGGTGGCCGCCCTGCGCGTCGCAGGCGCGGATCGCGTCTTCACGGGCGAAGGCGAAGTCGCGCTGGCGATGACGGAGTTTATCCTCGGCCAGTTCAATGCCACCCGCGAGCAGATCGACCGCGAACGCGACCGGATACGGAGAGCGCTGTTCGACAAGAAGACCGGATAA
- a CDS encoding membrane protein, whose product MLSYAIIFLVISLVAAVLGFGVISGTAATIAKVLFVIFLVLFIISLVRSRRV is encoded by the coding sequence ATGCTAAGCTACGCTATCATCTTTCTCGTCATCTCGCTCGTCGCGGCCGTCCTCGGCTTTGGCGTCATCTCCGGCACTGCCGCCACGATCGCCAAGGTTCTCTTCGTCATCTTCCTCGTGCTCTTTATCATCTCGCTGGTGCGCTCCAGGAGAGTCTGA